A window of the Sporosarcina sp. FSL K6-2383 genome harbors these coding sequences:
- a CDS encoding TetR/AcrR family transcriptional regulator has translation MARERKFTDAELFAATKVIFIRDGYDSFTFSKLSTVLNVSRGSIYKYYENKDELIAEFLMFEMNHFLNEFNTLDKEADFQTQFQVLIDFIFEYNNSNHILDIIKQIQVNSTRTIEDATQSRLSEYYVDMYKQFQGFVDVGRKEKVIKSHLPTAILLGMIFQTIAIPNHFGIPKEEWIASIKEILCHGMFINE, from the coding sequence ATGGCAAGGGAACGGAAATTTACAGATGCGGAGTTGTTTGCTGCTACTAAAGTGATATTCATTAGAGATGGCTATGATTCATTTACCTTTAGTAAATTGTCGACTGTTTTAAACGTATCTAGAGGAAGTATCTATAAGTATTATGAAAATAAAGATGAACTAATAGCGGAATTTCTTATGTTCGAGATGAACCATTTTCTAAATGAGTTTAATACACTTGATAAAGAGGCGGATTTTCAAACTCAATTTCAAGTGCTAATTGATTTTATTTTTGAGTATAATAATAGCAATCATATTTTAGATATTATTAAACAAATTCAGGTCAATTCAACAAGGACGATAGAAGATGCTACGCAATCTAGACTAAGTGAGTACTATGTTGATATGTATAAGCAATTCCAAGGATTTGTCGATGTAGGGAGAAAAGAAAAAGTGATTAAAAGTCATTTGCCGACAGCGATTTTATTAGGAATGATCTTTCAAACGATTGCAATACCCAATCATTTTGGTATTCCAAAAGAGGAATGGATTGCCTCCATAAAAGAAATATTATGTCACGGTATGTTCATAAATGAGTAA
- a CDS encoding DsbA family protein, with protein MNNNNMMCDLETGVCGVAGEEEMEIIDFNQPEKNINLYYVTDPICSHCWAIEPTFRRFTEQYGHHFNMHTVMGGLLEKWHDGPIDPANGIHKPADVAGHWREVGEHSRMPIDGSLMIDNPVQSSYPASRVFKVIQKNHNDAIAFDYLRRAREELFAFNKNISDESVLIDIVNKMGLDGEAIVKEAEQPIGQQLLNEDFALVRNLGARGFPTIIMMNEENKGVKIVGGRPFEYYVDGLKQVLGKEDLQPKQQPSLSSLLEKEKLLFSKEIEVMYDVEQSDIHSFIEKELTTDSYQTKEILGESYFTTTK; from the coding sequence TTGAACAATAATAATATGATGTGTGATTTAGAAACAGGTGTATGTGGAGTAGCAGGGGAAGAGGAAATGGAAATCATTGATTTTAACCAACCAGAAAAAAATATTAATCTTTATTATGTGACGGACCCTATTTGTTCTCATTGCTGGGCAATTGAACCGACATTCCGTCGCTTTACAGAGCAATATGGTCACCATTTCAACATGCACACGGTTATGGGTGGGTTACTGGAAAAATGGCATGATGGACCCATCGATCCTGCTAATGGAATTCATAAACCAGCCGACGTTGCGGGTCACTGGAGGGAAGTTGGAGAGCACTCAAGAATGCCAATTGACGGTAGCTTAATGATTGATAATCCAGTTCAATCCTCTTACCCAGCCTCTCGTGTATTTAAAGTGATCCAAAAAAATCATAATGATGCAATTGCATTTGACTATTTGCGTCGTGCGAGAGAAGAACTTTTTGCATTTAATAAAAATATTTCAGATGAATCCGTTCTGATTGATATCGTCAATAAAATGGGTCTTGATGGGGAAGCGATTGTTAAAGAAGCTGAACAACCAATTGGACAACAATTATTGAATGAAGATTTTGCTCTAGTTAGAAATTTAGGTGCCAGAGGTTTTCCTACAATTATTATGATGAATGAGGAAAATAAGGGTGTAAAAATTGTTGGCGGACGTCCGTTTGAATACTATGTTGACGGATTAAAACAAGTGCTGGGCAAGGAAGATCTTCAACCAAAACAACAACCATCTCTTTCTAGCTTGCTTGAAAAAGAAAAATTACTATTTTCTAAGGAAATTGAAGTCATGTATGATGTTGAGCAATCAGATATTCACTCTTTTATCGAAAAAGAGCTTACAACAGATAGCTATCAAACAAAGGAAATTCTAGGGGAATCCTACTTTACAACTACTAAATAA
- a CDS encoding monooxygenase: MAYVLQVDFKMNGPFGDEMAEAFTDLAKSINEEEGFMWKIWTESPETNEAGGIYIFETKETAEKYLDMHTKRLAGFGVTDVNAKIFAINSKLTEITKGPIK, from the coding sequence ATGGCATACGTACTACAAGTAGATTTTAAAATGAATGGGCCATTCGGAGATGAAATGGCCGAGGCGTTTACTGATTTAGCAAAAAGCATCAATGAAGAAGAGGGCTTCATGTGGAAAATTTGGACGGAAAGCCCTGAAACAAATGAAGCCGGTGGAATTTATATTTTCGAAACAAAAGAAACAGCCGAAAAGTATTTAGATATGCACACGAAAAGATTAGCTGGCTTCGGAGTTACAGACGTCAACGCCAAAATATTTGCCATCAATTCTAAACTGACTGAGATTACCAAAGGACCGATAAAATAA